Sequence from the Candidatus Eisenbacteria bacterium genome:
CGCCTGGGTGGCCTGCGGTCCCCCGGCCGGCCGCCACGGCAACCTCGCCGGGGAATACAGTTTGCCGACATCCTCGACGGAGAGTGCCGGATCGCCCTCCATGGCGGCAGCGCCGCGGTCATGCGGCGGTCGTTGCTCGGATATCACGCTTGGCTCCACGATTCCGCGGCGGCTGGGAGGATAGGGATGTGCGGGCCTGCGGAAGCGTACCATCGCCGGAGCGAGGGCGGCAAGCTCGAACACCGCGGGAGTGCCCGGCGCCTACGCCAGGTTGTGGAACACCTTCTGTACGTCCTCGTCCTGCTCCATCTTGTCAATGAGCTGCAGGACATCCGTGGCCTTGTCCTCGGCCAGCTCCACCGGGTTGAGCGGGATGTACTCCGACTCCGACGACAGCGGCGTGATCTTGCGGTCTTCGAGCGCCTTCTGAAGGTGCCCGAATTCGGAGAACGCGCAGCGGATCACCAGCTGCGGCTCGCCCTTCTCCCCGGTGCTCTCCCCGATCTCCTCCAGCCCGAAGTCGATCAACTCCAGCTCCAGCGACTCGGCGTCCAGCCCCGCGGGGTTCAGGCGAAACACGCCCATGCGCTTGAAGTTGAAGCTGACGCTGCCCGTGGAGCCCAGGTTGCCCTCGTACTTGTGCAGGATCGAGCGGACATTGCCCACGGTGCGCGTCGGGTTGTCCGTGGCGGTCTCCACCAGCACCGCGATGCCGTGCGGTGCGTAACCCTCGTACAGCACCTCGTGGTAGTCCGCCGAAGTCTGCCCCGAGGCCTTCTTGATCGCGGACTCGATCTTGTCCTTGGGCATGTTGATCGCGCGGGCGTTCTGGATCACCCGGCGGAGCGAGGGGTTGTTGTCCGGGTTCGGCCCGCTCGCCTTCACGGCGATGGTGATTTCCTTCCCGATCCGGGCGAAGGCCTTGGACATCTTGTCCCAGCGGGCGAACATCGTCGCTTTGCGGGTTTCAAAAATGCGTCCCATGCTCGAGTCCTGTCGAAGAAGTGATGCCGGGTGGCGGCCCGCCCCGCGGACCGGGCGCGGCCGGTCGCCCGGCGGCCGCCCGGGGCGCGGAATGCGAATCAAAGGCGTTCGACGCAGGATGATAGGCCACGGAAACGCCTTCGGCAAGCCGCCTGCGCTGGCCTCCGTCCGCCTGCGCCCACGGCCGCCCGCCTCCGCCCGCCGGCCCCCGGGCGCGAACCACTCTTGGGATTGACGCCCGGCGCCCCGGCGGTCAGAGTGCGCCGGAGACCCATCCATTCGAGGGAGGGAGACGATGTCCGTCCGAATGCTGCTGCCATGGGTGCTGCTGGCCGCCGCGGTCACCGGCGCGCCGACCGCCGCCGGCCCGGCCCCCGCCGTGGAGCCCGACCGGGACCCCGCCGAAGTCCGCAAGGTGATCGCCGCGCAGGCGGACGCCTGGAACCGCGGGGACCTCGAAGGCTACATGCGCGGCTACTGGGAGTCCGACTCGCTCACCTTCTACGGCGGCGGCGACGTGACCCGCGGCTGGAAGCCCACGCTGGAACGCTACCGGAAGCGCTGCCAGGGCGAGGGCCGCGAGATGGGCCGGCTCACCCTGGACCTGGCGGACGTGTCGATCGTGGCACCCGGCCAGGCGGTGGTGCGCGGCGCCTGGGCCCTGGTGCGCGCCGCGGACCGCCCGCACGGGCTTTTCACGCTCTGGCTGCGCCACTTCGGCCGGGACGGCTGGCGCGTGGTGCACGACCACAGCAGCTCGGCGTCGTGATGGAGCGCGCATACCGGCTGCTGGCGCTGCTCCCGGGGCTCGCGATCCTGGTGGGGGTGCCCCTCGCCAACCGCGTCCGGCCCTACGTCCTGGGACTCCCCTTCCTGCTCTTCTGGATCGTGTGCTGCGTGCTGCTCACCTCGGCGGTGATGACGCTGGTGTGGTACCTGGACCGCGCGGCGGATGCTGCGAAGGGCCCGGGGCGGGCAGGCGGCGGGCCGGGTGGCCGCGGGGAGGCCCCGTGAGCCCGGCCCTGCTCATCCTGGTGCTGTTCCTGGCGCTCTCCTTCGCGCTCGGCGTGGCCGCGCGCCGCGGGCGAACCATGAGCCTGGAGCAGTGGACCGTGGGCGGCCGGGGCTTCGGGGCCGTGTTCGTGTTCCTGCTCATGGCGGGCGAGATCTACACCACCTTCACCTTCCTCGGTGGCAGCGGCTGGGCGTACGGGCGCGGCGCGCCCGCCTTCTACATCCTGTGCTACGGCGTGATCGCCTACTCGCTCTCCTACTTCCTGCTGCCGGTGGTGTGGCGCTACGCCACCGCCCACCGCCTGCACTCCCAGGCGGACTTCTTCGTGCGCAAGTACGACAGCCCGGCCCTGGGGGTGGTGGTGTCGCTGGTGAGCGTCACCGCCATCGTGCCCTACCTGGTGCTGCAGCTGAAAGGCCTGGGGATCATCGTCTCGGAGACGTCCGGCGGGAGCATCCCGCCGCACCCGGCGGTGTGGCTCAGCACCGCGGCGCTGGTGGCCTACGTGATCGTCTCGGGAGTGCACGGCTCGGCTTGGACTGCTGTGGTGAAGGACGTCATGATCCTCGCGGTGGCGGTGGGGCTGGGCATCTACCTTCCGCTGCACTACTACGGCGGGTACCAGCCCATGTTCGAGGCCATCGAGCGGGCCCGGCCGGCGTTCCTCACGCTGTCCGCGGAGACCCGGAGCGTGCCGTGGTTCCTCTCCACGGTGATGCTCTCGGCCCTGGGGTTCTACATGTGGCCGCATGCCTTCGCATCCAGCTACACCGCCAAGTCGGAGGACGTGTTTCGCAAGAACGCCGCGCTGATGCCGATCTACCAGCTGGTGCTGCTGTTCGTGTTCTTCACCGGGTTCGCGGCGATCCTCCAGGTGCCCGGGCTCGCGGGCCCGGATGCGGACCTGTCGCTGCTGCGGCTTTCGCAGAAGAGCTTTTCGCCCGCGCTGCTGGGTCTCATCGGCGCCGCGGGCCTGCTCACGGCGCTGGTGCCGGGATCCATGCTGCTGCTGACCGCCGCCACCATCCTGGCCAAGAACGTGTACCGCGTGTTCGTCCCGTCGGCGGACGAGCGCACCGTGGGGATTCTCGCGCGCTCGCTGGTGCCGGTCATCGCCCTGGTGTCGGTGCTCTTCGCGCTGCACGGAGGCACCACGCTGGTGCCGCTGCTGCTGATGGGCTACAACTTCGTCGCGCAGCTCTTTCCCGCGATGATGCTCAGCCTGCCGCGGCGGCCGTGGGCCAGCCGCGCGGGCGCGCTCGCCGGCATCCTCGCAGGGGTGGCCACGGTGGCGTGGCTGTCGACGCCGGGAACCACGCTGGCCAGGGTCCTCCCGGGATGGCCCCCGGAAATCACCGACCTCAACGTGGGCTTCGTGGCCATGGCGGTGAACGCGGTGGTGGTGCTTGCGGTGAGCGCGGTCACCCCCGGCCCGCGGCCGGACGCGGGGGCGACCGCGCCGCAGATCACTCGAGGATCGTGAAGATCTCCCGGCGGCCCGACTCCACGAGTGGCGTGAACTTCGCGTACCACTGCTTCCACTCGGCGTTGCCCGTGACTTCCTGAAGGTGCTTCTCGAACGCCGCGAAATTGGCGTGCGAAGTCTCGAGCACGAAGGTGTAGAACGGACCGGTGAAGTCCGTCATGGTGCGGGTGGCGCCGGATCCGACCTTGCTCATGATCGGCTTCACCTGCTCCCAAGCCTCCCGCGCCTCGCGGGCCTTGCCGAACTTCAGTTGAAACACGCTTCGCACCAGGATCATGATTGAAGCCTCCTCCGGGTTCGCGACCTGATGCGGCCGTCCTGATAGTGCACCGGCCTCCTCGCGGGAAGCAAGCGCCACGTGGGACGGCGGCGGCTGGATCGCGTCCCGCGTCGAAACCCGGTTCCTCATCGGCCGGGCTGCGTGTAGTGTCCGCGCCATGATTCCCACCGACTCCCCGCGCGGGGACGCCCGCGGCCGCCTCGGCATCCTCGCGCTCCTGGCCGTGGCCGAGCTCCTGGGCATGTCGCCATGGTTCGCGGGCAACGCCCTCGGGCCCCAGCTCCGCGCCCACTGGGATCTCTCCGCGGGCCAGCTCGGATGGCTCACCGCGGTCGTCCAGCTCGGATTCGTCGCCGGAACCGCGGCCGCCGCGCTGCTGAACCTCGCCGACATCTGGCCCTCACGCGCTTTCTTCGCCGGCGCAGCGCTGCTGGCGGCGGCGTCCAACCTGGCCTTGCTGGGCGCGGGCGACTATCCCGTGGCCCTGGCCACTCGCTTCCTGACCGGCGCCTTCCTGGCGGGCGTGTACCCGCCGGCGATGAAGATGACCGCCACGTGGTTCCGCTCCTCGCGCGGGCTGGCCATCGGCATCGTGGTGGGCGCGCTGACCACGGGCAAGGCCCTGCCCTACCTCGCGCACGCGGCCGGGGGCGCCAGCCTGGAGGGGGTGGTTTTCGCCACGTCGGGCGCCTGCCTGGTGGCCGCCCTCCTGGTGAGCCTGTTCTACCGGGACGGGCCGTACCCGTTCGAGCGCCGCGCGTTCGACTGGCGCCTCGCGGCGGTGGTGGCCCGTCACCGGGAGACGCGGCTGGCCATCGGCGGCTACCTGGGACACATGTGGGAGCTGTACGCGATGTGGACGTGGGTGCCGGCGTTCCTGGCCGCGAGCATCGCCGCGCATCCCGGCCCGCGTCCGGGCTGGGCGCCGGACGTCGCCGCATTCACCACGCTCGCGGCGGGGGGGATCGGCTGCCTGTGGGGAGGCTGGGCCTCGCGCCGGCTGGGCTACGCCCGCGTGGTCACCGTGGCGATGGCGACCAGCGGGGCGTGCTCACTCCTCGTGGGCCTGCTGTACGGCACGCACCTGTGGCTGCTGCTGCCCGTTCTGTGGGTGTGGGGGTTCTTCGTGGTCGCCGATTCCGCCCAGTTCAGCGCGATGGTGACCGACGCCGCGCCCTCCCACGCCGTGGGCACCGCGCTCACCCTGCAGACGTCCCTGGGCTTCCTGCTCACGATGGGCAGCATCCAGCTGATCCCGCTGCTGGCGGGCTCAGCCGGCTGGCGATGGGCCTTCGTGGCGCTCGCGATCGGGCCGGCGCTGGGGATCATGGCGATCGCGCGGCTCGGGCCCGGCCGGGCGGGGGTGAGGGGCGCGACCCGATAGCGGACTGACCCCGCCTTGCGGCGGACGACGGGCTTCGTCACTGACCTCCCAGCGGATCCTGGATGGGATGGACGCACCAAGCGGGACTGCGCCTCCGCCGGGGTCACCGCCCGCCGCTGTTTCCGCCGGCGTCGTTCACGGGACCCGGTTTCGACATCTCCCGGGTCAGGTGGAGCGCCTGCGCGAAGTCCACCACCGGGACCTGCGTCTGCCTCTGGATATTGTCGCCCACGAGCACCAGGTCCGCGTCACTCCGCAGCTCCAGGCCATCGAGGGGATCGAATCCCCAGCGCCCCTCGAACGCGAGCCGGGGAGCGTTCCACGTGAGCATGGTCGGGTTCTCCACGTAGTAGTCCGGGCGCTCGCCGTGCAGCAACTGGTACCCGCGCAGGCGCAGGTACAGGTCGGTCTGCCAGAGGACAATCGCGCGCGGGAACGGAATGGACAGCCACGCGACTCGAATCCTCTCTTCGACGAACTCCAGCCGGCGCGAGCGATCCACAGCGGTCTTCAGCCAGGGCCCGGCGGGAAGCGCGATCGCGAGCAGCGCCACGGCAGCGGGGACGAACGCCAGGTTCGCACGCTCCGAGAGCCATGCCACCACCGGCGCCAGTCCGAGCAGCGCGACCAGCAGCAATGGCAGGAAGTACGTCACGGGATCGGCGACGCCGTAATTCCACACGAACAGGCCCTGCAGCAGCACCGCCCCGAGCAGCGCCAGCAGGACCGACCGTACGGCTTCGCGGGCCATGCCGGAAGCCACGAGCGTGATGGGCAGCCCGGCGATCAACAGCGGGTACACGCTGGACGCCAGCAGGGCCTTCTGTTCGGGAGGGGGCGCGAAGTGGCCCACGAATACCCCGTAGGGCCCGCCCCGCACGTGCCGCCACGCACTCGCGAGCGAGGGCTCGAGCAGCGGCCACTGGAAGGCTGATGGGTGGTAGGCCCGATACAGAAGGAAGGCGTAGCTCGCGATCGGCAGGGCGGCACCCGCGAGCGCGGCAGGGAGCATCCAGGGGCGCCAGCCTCCCGCGCGTGACACCTCCCAGCCCAGGACCAGGGAAAGCGGCAGAATGAACAGCACCGCCGTCACGTGGTGGGCCATCCCGAGACCGCACACGGCACCCCATGCGAACGCGGCGCCCGCTCCCGACGATCCCTCTTTCGCGTGGGCGCGGATGCGGCCGGCCAGCACGAGGCACAGCAGCGCCGCCGCCGCGACCCAAGCCAGGTGCCAGCTGGTCACCTCGGCCAGCGTGGATTCGGCCAGCCACACCGGGTGGATCGCAAATAGTCCGGCCGGAACCAGGGCCGCCGCGAAGCGCGCGCCCCGGCCCGAAGGCGATTCCCCGGGAATCAGGCGCACGGCGAGCGCATGGAGGAGGCCGATGGCGACCCCCCCGCCCACCGCGCTCCACAGGTTGGCAGCATGCCACCAACCCAGCCCGAAGCGGTGTGCCAGCGAGCAGAACGCGCCTCCCAGCATCGTGTAGAGAGGATAGCCCGTCGGGTGGGGCACACCAAACAGGGCGAGAGTCACCGTGAGCTCGTTCCCGTCACCCTCCCCGGCGACGCGCGGCGCCAGGATCGCGTACAGCGCCGCCGCAGCGAGCCCCACGGCGACGGACGCGGGCGCTCGGAGCCGGCCGGAGCGGGCGCTATCCCGCATCGTGCCCATCCTCGCGGACGGCCCCGCGGTTCAATCCGCCTCCCCTGCGGAGGAGCCCGCGACCGACGGCAGGCCGCTCCCTGCCGCGACCCTGGCCGTGGCCGCAGGCGCCGGCCGCCACCTCCACCGGAACTTCCTCGCGAACCCGTCCAGGTAGGTGTAGACCACCGGCGTGATGTAGAGCGTGATGATCTGCGAGAACGCCAGCCCCCCCACCACCGCGAGACCCAGCGGCCGGCGCGACTCCGCGCCCGCGCCCAGGCCGAGTGCGATGGGCAGCGTGCCCATGAGCGCGGCCATGGTGGTCATCATGATGGGACGAAAACGGATGATGCACGCCTCCACGATGGCGTCGCGGGGCGACTTGCCCTCGGTCCGCTCGGCGTCCAGCGCGAAGTCGATCATCATGATGGCGTTCTTCTTCACCAGCCCGATCAGCATGATCACCCCCACGAACGCGTACACGCTGAGCTCGGTGCGGAACACCAGCAGCGTGAGCAGGGCCCCGAACCCGGCGAACGGCAGTCCGGAGAGGATCGTCAGGGGGTGGATGAAGCTCTCGTAGAGCATCCCCAGCACCAGGTAGATCACCAGCACGGCCAGCAGCAGCAGCCACAGGAGACCGCGCTGGCTGTCCTTGAACACCTGCGCCGTGCCGAAGAAGTTGGTGTTGATGTTGGAGGGAAGCGTCTCCCGTGCGGTCCGCTGCACCGCCTCGACCGCCGCGCCCAGCGCCACGCCCGGGCGCAGGTTGAAGGAGATGGTCACCGACGGAATCTGCCCCGAGTGGTTGACCGTCAGCGGGCCCATGCCGGTGCTGAACGCCGCCACGGAACCCAGGGGCACCAGGGTGCCGTTCCGGGCCCCGACATACAACCGGCTCAGCGCCGACGGGTCGCGCTGGAACTCGGGCATCAACTCCATGATCACCCAGTACTGATCGTCCGGCGTGAAGATGGTGGAAACCTGGCGCGACCCGTAGGCGTTGTACAGCGCCTCTTCGATCTGCTGCGCGCTGACCCCCAGGGCGGACGCGCGGTCGCGGTCAATGCTCACGTTCACCTGCGGGTTCTTGATCTGCAGGTCGCTGGTGACGTCCTGCAGCTGCGGGGCTTCCTTCAGCTTCTCGAGCAGACTCGCGGATGCCGGGTACAGCGATGCGATGTCGGTGGCCTGCAGCGTGAACTGGTACTGGCTCTTGGAGGTCCGCCCCCCCACGCTGATGCTGGGCGGGTTCTGGATGTACACGCGCATGCCCGGAACACCCGAGAGCTTCGCCCCCAGCGAGCGAGCCACCTCGTCGGCGCTCATCTTCCGCTGCTCCCGCGGCTTGAGCCGGATGGTGAGCCGGCCCAGGTTTCCCGTGGCGCTGGGACCACCCGCCCCCACCGAGGACATGAAGTCCTGCACGTTGGGGTCCTTCGCCACGATCCCCGCCACCACCTGCTGGTGGCGCACCATGGCCTCGAACGAAGTTCCCTCCACGGCCTCGGTGGTCCCGTTGAGGATCGAGTTGTCCTCACTGGGGATGAACCCCTTGGGCACGACCTGGAACAGCACCACCGTGGCCACCAGGATGCCCAGCGAGAACAGCATCGCGGCGCGGCGGTGGTCCATGACCCAGGCCAGGGTGCGCTGGTAGAAGCGCAGCGAGGCGTTGAAGGCGTTCTCGGCGACGGCGTAGGCGTGGCCGTGGCGCCGGGTGTGCTCCGCCTTGAGGAAGCGGCTGCACAGCATGGGCGTGAGTGTGAGCGAAACGAACCCCGAGACCAGGATGGCCGCGCTGATGGTGACCGCGAACTCGTGGAAGAGCCGCCCCAGCAGGCCACCCATCAGCAGCACGGGGATGAATACCGCGGTGAGCGAGAGGGTCATGGACAGGATGGTGAAGCCGATCTCGCGCGAGCCCTCCAGCGCCGCCTGCAGCGCCGGCTTGCCCATTTCCATGTGCCGGTGGATGTTCTCCAGCATCACGATGGCGTCGTCCACGACGAATCCCACCGAGAGGGTGAGTGCCATGAGCGACAGGTTGTCGATGCTGTAGCCGAGCTGCTTCATCACCAGGAACGTGCCCACCAGCGAGAGCGGCAGCGCCAGGCTGGGGATCACCGTGGCCGGGATGTTCCTCAGGAAGAGGAAGATCACCAGCACCACCAGGCACAGCGTCAGCAGCAAGGTGAACTTCACGTCATTGACCGATTTCAGAATCGAGAGGGACCGGTCGTACAGGGGGCGGATGTCCACCGAGGCCGGCAGCTGCGGCCCCAGGCGCACCAGCAGGGCCTTGACCGCCTGCGTCACCTCCACAGTGTTGGTGCCGGGCTGGCGCTGCACCGCGAGCACGATGGAGCGCTGCCCGCGACACCAGCTGGCCACGCGGTTGTTCTGGACGTCGTCGATCACCCGGCCCAGCTCCCGCAGCCGCACCGGGGCCCCCTCGCGGTAGGTCACGATCATGTTCCCGAACTCGCGGGCGTTGGTAAGCTGGCCGTTGGCCTGCACCGTCGCGGCCAGGTTCGGGCCCCACAGGATTCCAGTGGGCATGTTCACGTTGGCGTTCGACACCGCCGCGGACACTTCGTCGATCCCGATGCCGCGCGCGGCGAGCGCGCCGGGGTCCAGCTGAATGCGCACCGCGTACTTCTGACCGCCGTACACCGCCACCTGCGCAACGCCGTTGACCATCGAGATCCGCTGCGCCAGGAAATTCTCCGCGTACTGGTTCAGCGTGGACAGCGGCAGCGTCTTCGAGGTCATGGCCAGGAACAGCACCGGGGAGTCGGCGGGGTTCTGCTTGCTGTAGGAGGGCGGGATGATGCCGGTGGGGAGGCTTCGCAGCGTCTGCGCGATGGCGGCCTGCACATCCTGCGCCGCGGCGTCAATGTCCCGGCTCAGCGTGAACTGCAGCGTGATGCTGGTGGTGCCCTGGCCGCTGCTGGAGGTCATGACGTCCAGCCCGGCGATGGTGGAGAACTGCTTCTCCAGCGGCGTGGCCACCGCGGACGCCATGGTCTCCGGGCTGGCGCCGGGCAGGCTCGCGCGCACCGAGATGATGGGATAGTCCACGTTCGGAAGGTCGCTCACCGGGAGCAGCCGGTAGCCCACGATGCCGAAGATGAGGATGCCCAGCATGATCAGCGTGGTCATGACCGGGCGGCGGATGAACAGCTCCGAGAGGTTCATCTTCCCGCCTCGAGCCCCAGCTTCTTCCCGTCGCGCACCATCACCCGGGAACCCTGGGACAGGCGCAGCTGCCCGTCGGTGACCACCAACTCGCCCGGCTGCAGCCCCCGCGCGACCACCGCCAGGTTCCGCACCGTGCGGGCCACCGTGACCGGCCGGATCGCCACCGTGGTGTCGGGCCGCAGCACGTACACGAACGCGCCCGAGGGCAGCGTGGTGACGGCGTGCTGGGGCACCACCACGGCGCCCTTCTCCACGTACACCACCAGCCGGAGGTCCACGAACTGCCCGGGGATCAGCCCGTCGTCGAGGTTCTCGAACTCGCCCTTCATCAACAGCGTGCCGGTGGCCGGGTCCACGGCGTTGTCGCGGAACACCAGGCGCCCCGCCTGCAGCAGCGAGTCGGAGTCGCCGGGATGCACCTCCACCCTCATGGGGGCGGTGTGCCGCGCCAGGATTGCCGCCAGGCCGCGCTCGGGAATGGTGAAGCGGACCAGGACCGGTCGCACCTGGTTGAGCGAGACCAGCGGCGCGGCCGTGTCGTTGGCCTTCACCAGGTCGCCCACGTGAACGCGCAGGTTCCCGGTGCGCCCCGCGAACGGCGCGCGGATGGTCGCGTATTCCAGGTTCAGGGCCGCGCTGGTCACCGCGGCGGAATCGGCGCGCACGGTGGCGCGCAGCGCCTCCGCGGCGGCGGACTTCTGTTCGGCTTCCTCGGAGGAGACGTAGTTCTCCGCCACCAGCCTGCGCGAGCGCTCCGCCTGCAGCCGGGCGCTCTCATACTGCGCCACGTCGCGCGCCAGCGCGCCGCGGGCCTGGGCCAGCGCCGCCTGGTAGGGCCGCGGGTCGATCTGCACCAGGACCTGCCCGGCACGCACCTCGTCGCCCTCGCGGAACGCGATGCGCTGCACCACGCCACCCACCTGGGCGCACACCTCGGTGGTCTGGCGGGCCTCGACGGTGCCGTTGGTGACGATCTCGAAGGGCACGTCCCGGGATTCGGCCCGGGTCACGGTGACCGGAACGCGCTGCGAGCGTGGCGGCTGCTTCTTCGCACAGCCCGCCGCGCCCGCCGCAGCCAGCAACGCCAGCGCGGCAAACCAGGCGCAGGCGCGGACCCCACGCTCCAGGTGCGGCATCATCATCCTCCCCTCGTCACGGTAGCCATCCACGGCGAAGCCCGGGCCGCCCCCATGCCGGCACGGCAACGCCCGGGATGGTACTGGCTTATTGGACGCCCGGAAGCCCCATTGCGTTCCCGGGGGAACGCGCAACCCCGGGCCCGGGGCGCGGGGGCGGCCGACAGTACGGCACACCGCCCGGAACCGGCCCGGGACTCCGGGCCGCGTCATTGTAGCCACACATCGAGATTCCCGCAGCATCGGCCCCCGGGGCGGGCCGCACGGGGCCCAGCCCCGCCGTTCCCGGCCGCACCCTGGCGCGCCGGGAGAGGATGATCTCAGGATGCCCCCGCCCGCGGCCGATAAGTGAAGCACCCTCATCCTTTATCATGGAGGAACTCACGATGGCCGCAGAACCCGTGCCCTCGAGCTCGGAGACCGAATTCGCGCCGGCCGAGCGCGAGGATCGCCTCACCGTGGAGTCCCAGGCGCGGGACATCGTCAGCGATGCGTCCTTCACGGCGATGTTGGAGGCCATGCCCACGCCGGCCGTGGTCCTCAATCCGCGTCGCCAGATCGTCGCCGCGAACCGGAAGTTCCTGGAAATGCTGGGAGCGGGCGCGGTGGCCCAAGTCCTCTCCAGGCGCCCCGGCGAGGCCGTGGGCTGCATGCACGCATTCGAGACTCCCGGGGGCTGCGGCACCTCGCGCTCCTGCTCGGTGTGCGGGGCGGTGCGCTCGATCCTCGATTGTTTCGAATGCCGCGGGAGCGTGACGCAGGAATGCCGGATCCGCAGCCGCGAGGCGGAGGGCGCCGGTGCCTTCGACTTCCGCGTCCAGTGCACCTTCATGCAGGTGAACGGCCAGGACTACGCCGTTCTCGCCGTCGCGGACATCAGCGCGGAGAAGCGCCGGCAGGTGCTGGAACGAACCTTCTTCCACGACGTGCTCAATGAATGCGGCGGCGTGCACGGCATCGCACAACTGCTGATCGCGGAGGGCATCGACCCCCAGGCCGAGCGCGAGTTCAAGCACAGTCTCCTGCGCATCTCCACGGCCCTCGGCGACGACATCCGCGCCCACCGCCAGATGCTGGACGCCGAACGCGGCGAACTGGTAGTCACGCCCGAGGACATACGGCCGCAGGACCTCCTGGAGGACGTGGCGTCGGGCTACCGCGGCCACGCCGTGGCCCGGGATCGCAGCATCGTGGTCGAACCCTGCAAGGCGCAGTCCGTGCGCACCGACCGCGCCCTGCTGCGGCGCATCCTGGGGAACCTGGTGAAGAACGCCCTCGAAGCGGTGGAGCCGGGTGAGACCGTCACCGTCTCTGCCGAGGAGGGGAACGACGAGGTGATGTTCTGGGTGAAGAACCCGGGGGTGATGCCGGAGGAGGTTCAGCTCCAGGTGTTCCAGCGATCGTTCAGCACCAAGGGCGGCGAAGGCCGCGGGATCGGCACCTACGGCGTGAAGCTCTTCGGGGAGCGCTACCTGGGCGGGCGCGTGGAGTTCGTCAGCTGCGAGGGGATCGGGACCATCTTCACCTGTTCCCTGCCCAGGGAAGGGCCCGCGCGCTAGGCCCCGACCCGGGGACTCCGCCGTTCGAGCAGCAGCACGTCCCGCCACACGCCGCGCAACCGGCCCAGCCGCACCCGGCGGCCCACCTCGCGGAACCCGCAGGCGCCGAGGAGCGCCAGGCTGCCGGCGTTCTCCGGGAATACGCCCGCCTGCAGGGTCCAGATGCCGGCAGACTCCGAGGCCTCGATCAGCGCCGCAGTGAGCGCACGGCCCACACCGCGCCCGCGGTGTGCGGCGGCCACGTACACGCTGCCCTCGGCCACGCCCGCGTACGCGCAGCGGTCCGAGACGCGCGAGAGCGCCGCCCACCCCAGCACCCGCCCGTCCTCCTCCGCCACCAGCCTCGCCGCTTCGAGGTGCGACCGGTCCCACACCTCCCACGAGGGTGCCCCGGTCTCGAAAGTGGCGTTGCCGGTGGCGATGCCGTCCTCGTAGATCGCGCGCACCTCGTCCCAGTGCTCCCGGGCCAGCGGGTGAATCCGCATCAGCGCTCCTTCCACGCCGCGAGCAGCCCGCGTTCGCGCTCGCGCGCCAGGCCCGCCTTGCGCTCGGAGTCCGCCGGCATGGCCAGGTCCCAGGACAGGGTGTCGCGGGCTGTCTCCACCACCGGCCGAAACGTGAGCCCCGCGGCCCGGGCGCGCGCGCAGTCCACGGACATGAAGCCAGCCAGCGAGGGGTCCGCCCCGGTCCACAGGGGCAGCTCGATCCATGCGCCCACGCCGGAATTCGACAGAAACTCGTCACTTACCCAGGTGAAGGCCGGTTCCGAGGCGGCCGCGGCGCGGCACGCATCCAGGAGCGCCCCGAAGGACAGCGGCGTTGCGGGCCCGGTGGCGTTGAACACGCCCGTCTGCCCGTCCTCCAGCAGCCGCACGATCCACTCTGCCAGGTCTCGCGCGTCGATGAACTG
This genomic interval carries:
- a CDS encoding MFS transporter yields the protein MIPTDSPRGDARGRLGILALLAVAELLGMSPWFAGNALGPQLRAHWDLSAGQLGWLTAVVQLGFVAGTAAAALLNLADIWPSRAFFAGAALLAAASNLALLGAGDYPVALATRFLTGAFLAGVYPPAMKMTATWFRSSRGLAIGIVVGALTTGKALPYLAHAAGGASLEGVVFATSGACLVAALLVSLFYRDGPYPFERRAFDWRLAAVVARHRETRLAIGGYLGHMWELYAMWTWVPAFLAASIAAHPGPRPGWAPDVAAFTTLAAGGIGCLWGGWASRRLGYARVVTVAMATSGACSLLVGLLYGTHLWLLLPVLWVWGFFVVADSAQFSAMVTDAAPSHAVGTALTLQTSLGFLLTMGSIQLIPLLAGSAGWRWAFVALAIGPALGIMAIARLGPGRAGVRGATR
- a CDS encoding DUF2723 domain-containing protein yields the protein MRDSARSGRLRAPASVAVGLAAAALYAILAPRVAGEGDGNELTVTLALFGVPHPTGYPLYTMLGGAFCSLAHRFGLGWWHAANLWSAVGGGVAIGLLHALAVRLIPGESPSGRGARFAAALVPAGLFAIHPVWLAESTLAEVTSWHLAWVAAAALLCLVLAGRIRAHAKEGSSGAGAAFAWGAVCGLGMAHHVTAVLFILPLSLVLGWEVSRAGGWRPWMLPAALAGAALPIASYAFLLYRAYHPSAFQWPLLEPSLASAWRHVRGGPYGVFVGHFAPPPEQKALLASSVYPLLIAGLPITLVASGMAREAVRSVLLALLGAVLLQGLFVWNYGVADPVTYFLPLLLVALLGLAPVVAWLSERANLAFVPAAVALLAIALPAGPWLKTAVDRSRRLEFVEERIRVAWLSIPFPRAIVLWQTDLYLRLRGYQLLHGERPDYYVENPTMLTWNAPRLAFEGRWGFDPLDGLELRSDADLVLVGDNIQRQTQVPVVDFAQALHLTREMSKPGPVNDAGGNSGGR
- a CDS encoding YebC/PmpR family DNA-binding transcriptional regulator encodes the protein MGRIFETRKATMFARWDKMSKAFARIGKEITIAVKASGPNPDNNPSLRRVIQNARAINMPKDKIESAIKKASGQTSADYHEVLYEGYAPHGIAVLVETATDNPTRTVGNVRSILHKYEGNLGSTGSVSFNFKRMGVFRLNPAGLDAESLELELIDFGLEEIGESTGEKGEPQLVIRCAFSEFGHLQKALEDRKITPLSSESEYIPLNPVELAEDKATDVLQLIDKMEQDEDVQKVFHNLA
- a CDS encoding sodium:solute symporter, whose product is MSPALLILVLFLALSFALGVAARRGRTMSLEQWTVGGRGFGAVFVFLLMAGEIYTTFTFLGGSGWAYGRGAPAFYILCYGVIAYSLSYFLLPVVWRYATAHRLHSQADFFVRKYDSPALGVVVSLVSVTAIVPYLVLQLKGLGIIVSETSGGSIPPHPAVWLSTAALVAYVIVSGVHGSAWTAVVKDVMILAVAVGLGIYLPLHYYGGYQPMFEAIERARPAFLTLSAETRSVPWFLSTVMLSALGFYMWPHAFASSYTAKSEDVFRKNAALMPIYQLVLLFVFFTGFAAILQVPGLAGPDADLSLLRLSQKSFSPALLGLIGAAGLLTALVPGSMLLLTAATILAKNVYRVFVPSADERTVGILARSLVPVIALVSVLFALHGGTTLVPLLLMGYNFVAQLFPAMMLSLPRRPWASRAGALAGILAGVATVAWLSTPGTTLARVLPGWPPEITDLNVGFVAMAVNAVVVLAVSAVTPGPRPDAGATAPQITRGS
- a CDS encoding DUF4440 domain-containing protein translates to MSVRMLLPWVLLAAAVTGAPTAAGPAPAVEPDRDPAEVRKVIAAQADAWNRGDLEGYMRGYWESDSLTFYGGGDVTRGWKPTLERYRKRCQGEGREMGRLTLDLADVSIVAPGQAVVRGAWALVRAADRPHGLFTLWLRHFGRDGWRVVHDHSSSAS
- a CDS encoding DUF3311 domain-containing protein; this translates as MERAYRLLALLPGLAILVGVPLANRVRPYVLGLPFLLFWIVCCVLLTSAVMTLVWYLDRAADAAKGPGRAGGGPGGRGEAP